The genomic DNA CTCAAGAACCTGGCGAGGCTCGTCGAGCCCGAGATCAATCAGTAGTACCGATCGCAACGGTCCTACGCCGGCCGCGACAGCATGTCCCGGCCGGCATGCGGCTCGATTTCCAATCTGTGAAGTTACGCGTTTCCACCGCTTGCCAGAATGGCTGCGCTGGGCTGGATTGAGCAAAGCCGAGCTCGAATGCGCCGGATGGACAGGCAGAGGGGGGCCGCGATGGAGCCGATTCCGGCCGGATCATCACCGGATGCGGATGAAGACAAGGTCGAGCATTACGATCTCGGCCTCTGCCTGTCGGGCGGCGGCTACCGCGCCATGCTATTCCATGCCGGCGTGCTTTGCCGGCTGAACGAGGCAGGCCTGCTTCAGAAAATCGACATGGTGAGCTCGGTCTCGGGCGGCTCGATCGCCGCCGGGCTGCTGGCCGTTCTCTGGCCGCGCCTGACCTTCGCCAACGGCGTCGCAACCAACTTCCGCGCGCTTTACCTGGAAAAAATACTCGCCTTCTCGCAAGTCTTCCTCGACGCACCCTCGATCCTCATGGGCATCCTCAATCCGTTTTCGAGCGCCGCGCGCGAAGTCGCCGCCTGCCACGAGCGCCATCTGTTCGATGGCTCGAGACCGATGCTTAAGGGCCTGAGCGGACGTCCCTGGTTCGTGTTCTGCTCGAGCAACCTCAGCACCGGCTCGCTGTTTCGCATGTCGAACCGCTACATTGCCGATTACCGGATCGGCATGGCCAAGCATGCGGACCTGCCGGTCGCGACCGCGGTCGCGGCGTCGTCCGCCTTCCCGCCGTTCCTGTCGCCGCTCAGGCTCGACCTCACGCAATTCGAGTGGGAGAACGACAAGCTCGACGCGAGCGTCGGCCCGCCGGTCCCGGCCGGCCGCGCCGTGCTCACCGATGGCGGGGTCTATGACAATCACGGCATCGAGCCGGCGCTGAAGCGCTGCCGCTGGCTGCTGGTCAGCGATGCCGGCGCGCCCTGGCAGGCGTCGGGCTCCGGCTACTGGAACTGGATCTCGCAATTGACGCGGGTGCTCGACACCACCGACAACCAGGTGCGGTCGCTGCGGCGGCGCGATCTTGTCGCGCGTTTCCAGGCGGCCAAGGACGCCGACGATCAGGGCTTGCCCGATGACGCCACGCGGCCCGACTATGCCGCCACGCGTGGCGTCTACTGGTCGATCGCCAGCAAGCCGGACGTGGTCGAGCCGACCTTCGTGCAGACCGCGGCAATCGCGCCCGCCGATATCGGCACCTCGCTGCACTTCCTTGGAGCCAAGGAGACCGTCGATCTGGTGAACTGGGGCTATTGCGCCAGCGACCAGGCGCTGCGCGCCTGGTACGAGCCGGCCGTGCCGGCCGGCAAGGGCGTGCCGCTGCAGGCGGGCGACGTGCAGCCGGGGCGCTGCGCGGTGATATCAAAGGCGCTGATGAGTGGGTTCAAGGTTTGAGCGCGGGGCGCGCGAGCTGCCAATCTCCCCCCTTGCGGGGGAGATGTCGCCGAAGGCGACAGAGGGGGTCGCAGCGCGTGAAGCGCCGGCGTCCTCTGCGAGGCCAGATGAGGTTGGCGATCTATGTGAGACGACCCCCTCTGCCTGCCGGCCATCTCCCCCTCGAGGGGGGAGATTGCACGCTCCGCCGCTTTCGCCAACCCCATCCGCGTTGGCGCAATCCAAACCGGTTCGTGCCTGCCCAGGTCCATGCTAACTGAAGTGCTTTCGACAACGGCCCAAAAATCAGGATGGACAGCGACATGGCAGACGAAAAAGTGGCTCTGGTGACGGCGGGCGGCAGCGGCATGGGCGCGGCGGCGGCGAAGCGGCTGGCGGCGGACGGCTTCAAGGTCGGCGTGCTCTCCTCCTCCGGCAAGGGCGAGGCGCTGGGCAACGAGCTCGGCGGCTTCGGCGTCACCGGCTCCAACCAGTCGAACGATGACCTGAAGCGTCTCACCGACGGTGCGCTGGAACGCTGGGGTCGCATCGACGTCCTGGTCAACAGCGCCGGCCACGGACCGCGCGCGCAGATCATCGAGATCAGCGACGACGACTGGCACAAGGGGATCGACACCTATTTCCTCAACGTCGTGCGCCCGACCCGGCTGGTGACGCCGGTGATGCAGAAGCAGAAGGGCGGCGCGATCATCAACATCTCGACCGCCTGGGCGTTCGAGCCGAGCGTTGCCTTCCCGACCTCGGCGGTGGCGCGTGCCGGGCTCGCCGCCTTCACCAAGATCTTCGCCGACACCTATGCGCCCGACAACATCCGCATCAACAACGTGCTGCCGGGCTGGATCGACAGCCTGCCCGCTGTCGAGGAACGCCGCCAGAGCGTGCCGATGAAGCGCTACGGCACGTCGGAGGAAGTGGCGGCGACGATCTCGTTCCTCGCGTCGGACGGCGCGGCCTACATCACCGGCGAGAACATCCGCGTCGATGGCGGGCTGATGCGGGGGTATTGAGTGCTTGAATAGCGACCTGCCTCCGCTACCCTGCGGTTTTCGGCGAGGAGGCAAGGATGAGCGCTTCATTCAAGCTCGGCATCGTCGGCGGCGCCGGCTGGCTGGGCGGTGCCATTGCGGGTGCTGCACTTGCGGCCGGCGTGGTGCGGGTGGAAGACCTTGCGCTGTCCTATCGGAGCGCCAAACCGGACCGTTTTTCGGGCGCGTTCTGGACCGATGACAACCAGGCGCTCGCCGACCGCTCCGACGTCATCATGCTTTCGGTGCGGCCGCAGGGTTGGCCGTCGCTCGAGCTGGACGCCAAGGGCAAGCTGGTGATTTCGGTGATGGCCGGCATAAGACTGGCCGAGATCGGCGAGAAGCACGGCACGCGCCGGGTGGCGCGCACACTGCCCAACGCGGCGGCCGAGGTCGGCAAATCCTATACGCCATGGATCGCGAGCGGCGACACCACCGAGGTGGACCGCGCAACCGTGCGCGCGATCTTCGATGCCTGCGGCGTTGAGGACGAGGTGGCGACGGAGCGCGACATCGACTACCTCACCGGCCTGACAGGATCGGGCCCCGCCTTCCCTGCCCTGCTGGCGGACGCGATGATGCGCGACGCGGTTGCCTTCGGCCTCTCGCCCGATGTAGCGCGACGCGCCGTCAACACCGTGCTTACCGGCACCGGCCGGCTGCTGAAGCTCAACGACGCCTCGCCGGCCGACACGGTGGAAGCCTTCCTCGGCTATCGCGGCACCACCGCCGCGGCAATCGAGACCATGCGCGAAGCGGGATTCGACGAAGCGGTGGCCAAGGGGCTTGCGGCGGCATTCCTGAAGTCGATCGCGATGGGAAAGCTTTGAGCCGACGACGGTCCGTCACTGCGCTATCCGTCCGCTGATTCGAACCGCCGCCCCGGGTGAGAGCGCCGCGCCGCAACAAATGCGTTCATCCGCGGCAGACTGCCTAACCAGTCGGCAGAAATTCATCACTATTGTATAAAATTAACCAGACTTCACGCCTAAATTGTATTAGCAAATCCTTATTCTATCTATTCTGAAGAATTAATCGATCCAAAGGAAAGTTTCCTCTGTACTATATGGTTATTCCTTGGAACTATCATTTGAATTAGAAGTTTTTTGGAAGCGGTCGACGGAACCTGCATAGCGTGTTCCAGGAGCCAGGCAGCACGGAGAGATTGTCCGATGACCTCCATCGTCAACGCAGTAGGCGTTCCTCTTCCCTATAGCGGCACATCCACCCATTGGTTCTCGGCATCTGGGTCTGGGCCGGACTTGTGGGGCACCTCCGGCAATGACACCTTCTATGGAGCCTCCGGTGTCAATGTCACCATGCACGGTAGCTACGGCGACGACATCTATTACCTCTATGCCGCGGGCAACAAGGTGGCCGAGGGCTATGGGGCAGGCATCGACACGATCAGCACCTGGATGAGCTATACGCTCCCGAACAACGTCGAGAACCTCATCGTCACCACCGCCAATCGCTATGCGTTCGGAAATGCGCTGGACAACATCATCACCGCTAAGGCCGACCACCAGACGCTGGACGGCGGCGTGGGAAACGATGTTCTGATCGACGGCGGCGGCGGCTACGACACGTTCATCATCAAGAACGGCAACGGAAGCGACCTGATCGCCAATTTTGCAGCGACCGACACTGTCCGCCTCGATGGCTATGGGTTCACTTCCTTCGACGCAATTCACTCTAACATGGTTCAGGCGGGATCGAACGTGATCCTGAACCTCGGATCCGGTGAGATCCTCGAGTTCAAGGACACGACCATCGACAAGCTGCAGCCCAGCCAGTTCGAGCTGCCGATCGACAAATCGCACATGACGCTGTCCTTCGGCGACGAGTTCAACACGCTGAACCTTCACAATAGCCAAGGCGGCACCTGGGACACCAACTTCTGGTGGGGCGCGCCGAACGGCAGCACGCTCACCCAGAACAACGAGCTGCAGTGGTATATCGACGCCAATTACGCCCCGACGAGCTCGGTCCACCCGTTCAGCGTGAACAACGGCGTTCTCACCATCACCGCAGCGCAGACACCGGCTGACATCAAGCCGCTGATCAACAACTACGAATACACCTCCGGGCTCCTGACGACGCACGACTCCTTCTCGCAGACCTACGGCTATTTCGAAATGCGCGCCGACCTGCCCGAAAACGCCGGCGCCTGGCCGGCCTTCTGGCTGCTGCCGGAGGACGGCTCGTGGCCGCCGGAGCTGGACGTGGTGGAAATGTACGGCCAAAGCCCGAACTCGCTTCTGATGACCGCGCACACCAATGAGACGGGCACGCACACCAAGGTCGGGTCGACGGTGAACGTTATGGATACCCAAGGCTTCCACACCTATGGCCTCTTATGGACGCCGGACAAGCTTGTCTGGACCTATGATGGCGTGCAGGTGGCGGAAGTGGCGACGCCGTCCGACATGAACAAGCCCATGTATATGCTGGTCGACCTCGCGGTCGGCGGTCAGGCCGGCGCGCCGCCGGATCATCTGGCGACCCCGGCTCAGATGAAGATCGACTATGTCCACGCCTACACGCTCGACAGCGCGCCGGCGACCGCGCTGAACGTCACCAGCAGCAGTACCACCACTCAGACCACCCAGAGCATAGCCACGTACAGTATCGCCAGCAGCACGCTGCACGGCGGTTCCGAGTTCGGGGGCCACGCCTAAGGCGCGATCATGCAGCGGCCGGGAATGGGCAAATGACTCGACCGTCGGGCCTGCGGCCGGTCTTTCTGCGCGCCATCGCCGATGTCGGCGCCTTCTCTGTGCTGATCAACATCCTGCTGTTGGTAATCCCGCTCTACCTGCTCCAGGTCTATGATCGCGTGCTGCCGTCCTCCAGCATCGAGACGCTGTTTTACCTCTCGCTCATCGCGGTGCTGGCTCTCGCCTTCCTCGGCTTCCTCGATGCGGTGCGCGCCATCTACACGCATCGCGTCGCTGCGACCGTCGACCGAAAGCTGGGTGCCGGAACGTTCGCCCTTTCGCTTGCCGCTAAACATGCGGGCGGCCTGTCGCCGCTGCGCGACCTCGCTTCGGTCTGCGCCTTCATCCGGTCGCGCGGCGTGGCGGTGTTGTTCGACCTGCCCTTCGCTCCGGTCTTCCTCGCCCTGCTCTATCTCATCCATCCCGTCCTGTTCTGGGTGACGCTCGCCGGCACGGTGCTGCTGGTTCTCCTGGTCGTGGCGAACCAGCTTGCCATCGGCCGAAACGATGCCTTGTCGGTGGAACGTTCGGCTTTGGCTGCCCAGGCGGAACAGGTCTTTGCCCGCAATGCCGAAACGCTGCGCGCCATGGGCATGGTCGACAACGCCGCGCGGGTCTGGGGGCGGTACGTCGGCGAAGCGCTCATCCTGCACGATCGCTCCGCGAGCGCCAACGCGATCTTCAGCGGCGCCTCGCGGGCGCTGCGCATGATGCTGCAGCTCGCGATCCTCGGCGCCGGTGCGTGGCTGGTGGTCGAGGGGCAGATGACGGCCGGCATGATCTTCGCCTCCTCGCTGGTGTCGTCGCGTGCGCTGCAGCCGCTCGACCAGCTCATCGGCGCCTGGCGCCAGATCGCCGATGCCCGTCGAGCGTGGACACGGCTGGAAAGGTCGCTCGCGGCGCAGCCGGCGCAATCGCGCAGGCTCGCCCTGCCCGATCCGTTAGGCGCGATTGCCGTGCAGGACCTTTTCTTCATGGCGCCGAATGCCCAGCCAGGCACCGAACCCATCCTCAAGCGGCTGAATTTCCAAATCGGCGCCGGCGAGGCGGTGGCGATCGTCGGCCCGAGCGGCGCCGGCAAATCCACGCTGGCGCGGCTGCTTGTCGGCGCTGCCCAGCCGACCGGCGGCACCGTCAGGGTCGACGGCGCCGACCTCAGGAGCTGGGACGAAAACCAGCTCGGCAGAAAGATCGGCTACCTGGCGCAAGAGGTGGAGCTGTTTCCCGGATCGATCGGCGACAATGTCGCCCGCTTCGACCCGAACGCGGAGGACGCCGCGATCGTCGAGGCGGCCAGGCGCGCGGAAGCGCATGAGCTGATCCTGACGCTGCGCGACGGCTACCAGACCGTGATCGGCCCTTCGGACAGGCTGTCGGGCGGCGAACGCCAGCGGAT from Mesorhizobium sp. M1E.F.Ca.ET.045.02.1.1 includes the following:
- a CDS encoding patatin-like phospholipase family protein, whose protein sequence is MEPIPAGSSPDADEDKVEHYDLGLCLSGGGYRAMLFHAGVLCRLNEAGLLQKIDMVSSVSGGSIAAGLLAVLWPRLTFANGVATNFRALYLEKILAFSQVFLDAPSILMGILNPFSSAAREVAACHERHLFDGSRPMLKGLSGRPWFVFCSSNLSTGSLFRMSNRYIADYRIGMAKHADLPVATAVAASSAFPPFLSPLRLDLTQFEWENDKLDASVGPPVPAGRAVLTDGGVYDNHGIEPALKRCRWLLVSDAGAPWQASGSGYWNWISQLTRVLDTTDNQVRSLRRRDLVARFQAAKDADDQGLPDDATRPDYAATRGVYWSIASKPDVVEPTFVQTAAIAPADIGTSLHFLGAKETVDLVNWGYCASDQALRAWYEPAVPAGKGVPLQAGDVQPGRCAVISKALMSGFKV
- a CDS encoding SDR family oxidoreductase; this encodes MADEKVALVTAGGSGMGAAAAKRLAADGFKVGVLSSSGKGEALGNELGGFGVTGSNQSNDDLKRLTDGALERWGRIDVLVNSAGHGPRAQIIEISDDDWHKGIDTYFLNVVRPTRLVTPVMQKQKGGAIINISTAWAFEPSVAFPTSAVARAGLAAFTKIFADTYAPDNIRINNVLPGWIDSLPAVEERRQSVPMKRYGTSEEVAATISFLASDGAAYITGENIRVDGGLMRGY
- a CDS encoding pyrroline-5-carboxylate reductase dimerization domain-containing protein; the protein is MSASFKLGIVGGAGWLGGAIAGAALAAGVVRVEDLALSYRSAKPDRFSGAFWTDDNQALADRSDVIMLSVRPQGWPSLELDAKGKLVISVMAGIRLAEIGEKHGTRRVARTLPNAAAEVGKSYTPWIASGDTTEVDRATVRAIFDACGVEDEVATERDIDYLTGLTGSGPAFPALLADAMMRDAVAFGLSPDVARRAVNTVLTGTGRLLKLNDASPADTVEAFLGYRGTTAAAIETMREAGFDEAVAKGLAAAFLKSIAMGKL
- a CDS encoding family 16 glycosylhydrolase yields the protein MTSIVNAVGVPLPYSGTSTHWFSASGSGPDLWGTSGNDTFYGASGVNVTMHGSYGDDIYYLYAAGNKVAEGYGAGIDTISTWMSYTLPNNVENLIVTTANRYAFGNALDNIITAKADHQTLDGGVGNDVLIDGGGGYDTFIIKNGNGSDLIANFAATDTVRLDGYGFTSFDAIHSNMVQAGSNVILNLGSGEILEFKDTTIDKLQPSQFELPIDKSHMTLSFGDEFNTLNLHNSQGGTWDTNFWWGAPNGSTLTQNNELQWYIDANYAPTSSVHPFSVNNGVLTITAAQTPADIKPLINNYEYTSGLLTTHDSFSQTYGYFEMRADLPENAGAWPAFWLLPEDGSWPPELDVVEMYGQSPNSLLMTAHTNETGTHTKVGSTVNVMDTQGFHTYGLLWTPDKLVWTYDGVQVAEVATPSDMNKPMYMLVDLAVGGQAGAPPDHLATPAQMKIDYVHAYTLDSAPATALNVTSSSTTTQTTQSIATYSIASSTLHGGSEFGGHA
- a CDS encoding type I secretion system permease/ATPase; this translates as MTRPSGLRPVFLRAIADVGAFSVLINILLLVIPLYLLQVYDRVLPSSSIETLFYLSLIAVLALAFLGFLDAVRAIYTHRVAATVDRKLGAGTFALSLAAKHAGGLSPLRDLASVCAFIRSRGVAVLFDLPFAPVFLALLYLIHPVLFWVTLAGTVLLVLLVVANQLAIGRNDALSVERSALAAQAEQVFARNAETLRAMGMVDNAARVWGRYVGEALILHDRSASANAIFSGASRALRMMLQLAILGAGAWLVVEGQMTAGMIFASSLVSSRALQPLDQLIGAWRQIADARRAWTRLERSLAAQPAQSRRLALPDPLGAIAVQDLFFMAPNAQPGTEPILKRLNFQIGAGEAVAIVGPSGAGKSTLARLLVGAAQPTGGTVRVDGADLRSWDENQLGRKIGYLAQEVELFPGSIGDNVARFDPNAEDAAIVEAARRAEAHELILTLRDGYQTVIGPSDRLSGGERQRIGLARAFYGNPRILVLDEPSSHLDGSGEAALEAVLVAARAAGVTVIVITHRPSIAAACDRVMLLRGGAIEAFGPSGEVLRRPLTDKGADRGAQRNTVVTGSFATMIRGTPHNVRLGS